The following coding sequences are from one Seonamhaeicola sp. ML3 window:
- a CDS encoding DUF3307 domain-containing protein codes for MILFLKLFLAHIISDFFLQPTKWVKENEKKKLKSPKLYIHVLIHIAITALMLWDFRLWYLPLIIGVSHFIIDAIKLSIQKKKTKRLFFFLDQFAHILVIIVCFFIYSGGTSNLKIALTEETLLLITCLLFLTIPVSIIMKTIFLKWNILELTKNNESLQDAGKYIGILERILVFIFIILGHWEAVGFLITAKSVFRFGDLRESKDRQLTEYILIGTLISFGIAIIIGVIYNLIV; via the coding sequence ATGATTTTATTCTTAAAACTATTCCTTGCGCATATTATAAGCGACTTCTTTCTTCAACCCACCAAATGGGTAAAAGAAAATGAGAAGAAAAAATTAAAATCACCTAAACTCTATATTCATGTTCTAATACACATAGCCATTACGGCTTTAATGCTTTGGGATTTTAGGTTATGGTACCTTCCGCTAATTATTGGAGTTTCACATTTCATCATAGATGCTATTAAGCTATCCATCCAGAAGAAAAAAACAAAACGATTATTTTTCTTTTTAGACCAGTTTGCTCATATTTTAGTCATCATAGTTTGTTTTTTTATTTACTCAGGAGGCACCTCAAACCTAAAAATAGCACTGACAGAGGAGACACTTTTACTCATAACTTGTTTGTTGTTTTTAACCATTCCGGTATCAATAATTATGAAAACCATTTTTTTAAAGTGGAATATTTTAGAACTTACTAAAAATAACGAATCACTTCAGGATGCCGGTAAATATATTGGTATTTTAGAGCGTATTTTAGTGTTCATTTTCATCATATTGGGGCACTGGGAAGCCGTTGGTTTTTTAATTACAGCCAAGTCTGTATTTCGATTTGGAGACCTAAGAGAATCTAAAGACCGGCAGTTAACCGAGTATATTCTAATAGGCACACTAATAAGTTTTGGCATTGCCATAATTATAGGAGTTATTTACAATTTAATAGTTTAA